DNA from Alphaproteobacteria bacterium SS10:
CTGAAGGCCTTAAATCGTTAACACAGCGCGACATGACAGCAAGCGTCTTTCATGGCCGACGGCATAGTGGCTGTTGGGCCAAATCAAAACGCCACGCTGTTTTGCCAGATAGCCATGCGCAATCAAGCGCATTCAGCATTTAGCCCGTTAGAGAGCTGTTAGACACGATGGACGTCAAATCCCTCGCCATCCCAGAAGTTAAGCTGATCACCCCGCAGAAATTCGGTGATCACCGCGGCTTCTTCTCAGAGACTTACAACAAAGAGCGGTTCTTTGAGGCCGGGATCAAGGCTGAGTTTGTTCAGGACAACCAATCGCTATCAGCGCGTCCGGGCACCCTGCGGGGCCTACACTTTCAAACTGACCCACACCCCCAGGCCAAGCTGGTTCGGGTGGTGCGCGGCGCCATCTTTGATGTCGCGGTTGATATCCGCCACGGCTCGCCAACCTTTGGCCAATGGGTTGGCATGGAGCTGAGTGCAGAGAACTGGCACCAGCTTTTTGTACCGGTTGGGTTTGCCCATGGGTTCTGCACCCTGCAACCCGACACCGAGGTGGTCTATAAGGTGTCCGGTAAGTACGCCCCGGAAACTGATCGGGGCATTGCCTGGAACGACCCTGATATCGGTATTGATTGGCCAGTTAAGGCGGATGACGTTGTGCTGTCTGAAAAGGACACCAAGCATCCAACCCTGGCTGATAGCCCGACCTATTTCACCCATACGCAGTAATGGATTAAGCGAGCCATGAGCGACAATTTCACCAGCACCATTTTTGTCACCGGCGGGGCCGGCTTTATTGGATCCGCGGTTATTCGCAAGCTGATTGGTGAAACCGGTGCCCGGGTCATCAATATCGATAAGCTGACCTATGCCGCGACGCCTACGGCGCTTAGCAGCATCGACCAAGACCCACGCTACAGCTTTGAGCAGGTGGATATCTGCGATGCGGCAGAGCTTGATCGCTGCTTCACAACCTACAAGCCTGATGCGGTGATGCACCTGGCCGCTGAGAGCCATGTTGACCGTTCAATCGACGGGCCAGCCGCCTTCATCCAAACCAATATTGTTGGCACCTACACCCTATTGGATGCGACAGCTCGCTATTGGAGCACGCTGGACGACACGGCAAAGGCCGCGTTCCGGTTCCACCACATCTCAACCGATGAGGTTTATGGCTCGCTAGGCGATGAAGGGCTATTCACTGAGGAAAGCCAATACCAGCCGAACTCCCCCTACTCCGCCAGTAAGGCGGGGTCGGATCACCTGGTTCGGGCTTGGCACCACACCTTCCATATTCCAGTGGTGACCTCAAACTGCTCAAATAATTACGGGCCGTATCAGTTCCCTGAGAAGCTGATCCCACTGATGATCATCAATGGCCTAAAGGGCAAAGAGCTACCGGTTTATGGCCAGGGCACCAATATCCGTGACTGGCTGCATGTGGCCGATCACGCCGATGCGCTCGTCACCATCCTTCGCCAAGGTAAGCCGGGCGAGACCTATAATGTCGGTGGCCATAACGAGAAGCAGAATATCGAGGTGGTGCATGCCATCTGCGATCACCTCGATGAACTGGCCCCGGCCCTCGAAGGCATGTCCAGTCGTCGTGAGCTGATCCGCTACGTCACCGACCGCCCGGGCCATGACCAGCGCTACGCTATTGATGCCAGCAAGATTGATCGCGAGCTTGGCTGGACGCCGAAATGGACATTCGAGACCGGCATCCGCGACACCGTTGAGTGGTATCTGGGTAATGAAGATTGGTGGCAAGAGATCCGTGAGGCCAACTACGCTGGACAGCGTTTGGGCCTTAAGGCCGCCAACGGCTAACCCAGCTTTATTGACGCGACTGAGTTAGTTCTATGCCTATCCACCTTCTCGTAACCGGCGCTGGCGGCCAGGTTGGCACAGAGNTCGGCAAACGCGCCTCTGCCGATCCGGATGCCCCGGATGCAATTCGCCTCACCTGCATTGATCGGGATGAAGCCGATCTTAGTGAGCCCAGCAGCCTGCGGAATGTCATTGAACAGCACCGCCCCGACGGCGTGATCAATGCCGCCGCCTACACGGCTGTCGACAAGGCAGAGGAAGAGGAAGAGCTCGCCACCATCATTAATGGCGAAGCACCAGGCGCCATGGCTGCGACCTGCCAGGATATGGGCATCCCTATTTTGCACATCTCCACCGACTACGTGTTCGATGGCAGTAAAGACGGCGCCTATGTTGAGGATGACCCCATCGCCCCCATCGGCGCCTATGGCCGGTCAAAGGCCGCTGGTGAAATCGCCGTTCGCGAGGCCTGCGCAGAACACCTGATCCTACGCACCGCCTGGGTTTACAGCGCCCATGGCAATAACTTCGTGAAAACCATGCTACGGGTTGGTGAGAGCCGTAATGAATTGCGGGTGGTTGCCGATCAGCATGGCATCCCAACCGCTGCAGCCGATATCGCCGAGACTTGCATCGATGCGATGCGTCAGGTCCTAACCTATAAGCGCAGCGGCATCTGGGGCACCTATCACTACACCGGCGCCAATGCGACCACCTGGCATGGCTTTGCTGATGCGATCTTTGATCTCGCCGAACCGCACTGGCAACGGCGCCCAGAGGTTGAGGCCATCACCACGGATGAATATCCAACGCCAGCGAAGCGTCCGGCGAATTCGGTCCTGGATTGCAGCTTGATCGCTGACCGCCTCGGCCTTAACCCCAAGCCATGGCAGCAATCACTTGAGAAGGTGGTGAGCGAGCTGCTGGACCAGGCTGGCTAATCCAATACGTTGAAAAGGCACTAAACCGATGAAGGGCATCATTCTCGCCGGTGGCAGCGGCACCCGGCTTTATCCGATCACCCGCGGCGTTAGTAAGCAGCTCCTGCCCGTCTACAACAAGCCGATGATCTACTACCCGCTCTCAGTCCTGATGTTGGCTGGCATTAGCGAAGTGCTGATCATCACCACCCCCCATGACAATGCCGCGTTTAAGACCCTGCTGGGCGATGGTAGCCAATGGGGCATGCGCCTTGAATATGCCGTCCAGCCGAGCCCTGACGGCCTTGCGCAAGCATTCATCATCGGCCGGGATTTCATCGATGGCGAGCCAAGCTGCCTGATCCTCGGCGATAACCTCTTCTTTGGTCACGATCTTGAATCAATGGTTCGCCGCGCCTCCGAGGTTGAGGATGGCGCCGTCGTCTTCGGCTATCACGTCAGCGACCCGGAGCGGTATGGCGTTGTTGAATTTGACGACAAGGGCCGGGCGATCACGATTGAGGAAAAACCCGAGCAGCCAAAGTCGAACTATGCCGTCACCGGCCTCTATTTCTATGACGCTGAGGTGTGTGATCTGGCCGCTAATCTGGCGCCGTCACCGCGTGGGGAGCTGGAGATTACCGACCTGAACCGCCTGTATCTGGAACGGGGCAAGCTGTCGGTTGAGGTCATGCGTCGTGGCTTCGCCTGGCTCGACACCGGCACCTTCGACAGCCTGATTGAAGCCGGCCAATTCGTGCAGACGATTGAGAACCGACAAGGTCAGCAAATTGCCTGCCTTGAAGAGATTGCGTTCCGCCGCGGCCTGATTGATGAACAGCAGCTGATCAAGCTGGCAGAGCCACTGAAGAAGAATGCCTATGGCCAGTATCTTCTTGGGCTGTTGGAAGACTAGGGCTGCGCCTTAACTCGCCGCCGCTTCGCTCGACTTCTCTGGCCCATCGATGATGATGTCGGCCCCGCCGCCCATCACCATATCTTCCTGAATGCGTTGAATGGTCTGAGGGCTCGGCCCGGTATTTCTAATCGCTTTTGCGCCGATTAGTTCCAGGCATCCATGCACGACCTCACCAACCGCGTCGCCCTGCTTACGGGTTGAGACGGCTTTCGCGGCCTCATGCGTTCGTTGCCAGAGGCTACGGTCAGTCAAGATGCGATCAAGCGCATCGCCGACCGCACTCATATCGCTATCCTTCGCATCGGCGGTGAGTGACCCAGCAAGGTGCATGGCGCCACGGGTCGTGATTGTGTGCTCAAGATTGACCGGCAGTAGTAGCTGCGGCGTACCGGCCTTAATGGCGGCATAGGCGGTTGCCAGCCCCGCATGGTGAATGATGCCGCGGAACTTCCACAGGTCATCCTCAAAATTAATCGGGCGGCGATGGATCGCCACGTTCTTGCCCGCGAATGGGGCCAGCTTCTCAGCTGGAATGCTGCTCACATAGACATGGGCTGGTACCCCACGGTCTGAGACCAGCTTCAGGATGCCCTTTAGCATGGGGTGGGTGGCCGGCAGATAGATGAAGATCGGCGCCTTCTCACCGCCCCGCTGCTCAATCGTCGGGAACTTCGTGATGTTGGGCACGTTGAACGGCATCAGGGTCGGCTGCTGCCGGTGCGGCCGATAGGGATCAAACTCCCGGATCGTACAAACGTAAGAGCGATGGCCGTTCAGCATATCGCCGACATAATCGACCGGCGGCCCCTCTAAGCGCTCCCTCACCTCGTTCATCGCCATGAGAACGGCGGCCTCATTCTTACGGCTGAAGGGGTGCAGATTGGTCTGCCAGGGCCGAATTGGTGGCAGGGCACGACCGCCCGGCGGCACAGTGTAGCCATTGCCGGTCATGACAAAGGGCACATCGCCCCAATGGGCCAAACGTAGCGTTGGTGCAAAGTCGGCGACAATCAGATCTGGCTTATGCTCATCCAACAGATCACGCCAAATACGCGTCTGCCGCTCTAGCTCGTCCAAATCGTGATAGGCGAATAGTTGCAGAACATCAGCCAACACATGGGTTGGCTTCTTGCGCATGTCCGGGTCGTTGTTTTTGACCTTCCAATGCCCGCCCTTAATCACCTGCAGGCGATATTGGCTGCGGTCCCCTGGAAAGTTCTTATCCAGTACCGGCTTGGCAGCATCGGGGTTCGGCACCGCCAGGACAATGTCATGCCCCGCGTCATGTAGGCGGCGCGCGATCGGGACAAGCCGGGTCAAATGCCCAAGCCCAGCCCCAAACTCCCATGCACAAAATATCCGCGCCATCGCGAAACCAACCATTAGCTAGAAAACCAGTGCCCTTTCCTATCCAAGCCAGCCAAACGGTGAAAGGGGAAAGTGATGGTCTGGCACAGGCAAACCGGCATCCAAGACTGGCGCTAGCCCCTGACCCGTGGCATGACACCGGCATCCAAACCATCTTCCATTGATTGACAAGTGCCCCATGTCCGCACCTGCCTCCAAACAAGATACGACCACCGCCGATGGCCAGCCAATCCGTGGGTACTACAACCGGGTTAATGATGACCTGTTGATCCGGATTCCCATGACCGCAAAGCGGGTTTTGGAGCTTGGTTGCGGTGCTGGTGCCCTCGGCAACGCGTTTAAGGCGCGCAATCCAGATGTTGAGTATGTCGGGCTTGAGCTTGACCCAGATGCCGCTGAGATGGCGAAGGATCGGTTGGATGAGGTCTATCTGTTCAATGCGGATAAGGACCAGCTGCCCGATGAGGTCGCCAATGGTGCGCCGTTTGACGCCATCATCTTCGGTGATGTGCTAGAGCACCTCTATGACCCGTGGCAGGTGGTCAGCGACTTCGCCAAGCTATTGAGCGATGGCGGTTGCCTCATGACCTGCATCCCGAATGTGCAGAATTGGTGGTTCATGCAGGCCGTTATGGGCCGGGGCTTTGAATACCATTCAGAGGGCCTGTTCGACCGGACGCACCTGCGTTGGTTCAGCCTTCAAAACATGATCGACCTGTTCAGCCAGGCTGGCCTCCGCACCACGGATGTCACCCCGCGCAATTTCATCCTGCAGCGTGGCGAGCATAGCTTTGAGAAGTTTGCCCAGATGATGGCGCCGTCCCTGCCCGCCCTCGGCATGACGCCAGAGCAGTTCGCCGCCAAGGCTAAGCCACTTCAGTTCGTGGTCCGCGGTGTTAAGCAGGGGAAACCATCGGAGCGGATGCTGCTGCAATCTATCATGCTGCGGCCGGTTGGCGGGGTGAACGATGTGCGCGTTGGTCAGCCGCTACAATCAGCTGCCAGCCTGCCTGAGATTGAGGTCCATGCGACGGTCAGATCGGCATCACTATTTGAGCGCCCCGCCGAGCAACCTAAGGTTATGATCTGGCAACGCCCCGTCCATCATTATGAGGCGGCAAAGAGCCTGCTGAATATCGTGAATAAGGGCTACATCGTCGTCACTGAGTTTGATGACCACACGATGCGATGGGAAGGGATTGAGAAGCACGAGTATTTGACCCTGACTGGTTGCCATGGCGTGCAGACATCAACGCAAGTGCTGGCCAACATCTTCAAGGATCAGCAGCCACCGCCCTATCAACCGGACATCGCGGTTTTTCCGAATGCGGTGATGCAACTGCCAGAGCGGCGGAACTTCACTGATAACCGTCTGCGGGTGTTCTTCGGTGCCCT
Protein-coding regions in this window:
- the rfbD gene encoding dTDP-4-dehydrorhamnose reductase; protein product: MHLLVTGAGGQVGTEXGKRASADPDAPDAIRLTCIDRDEADLSEPSSLRNVIEQHRPDGVINAAAYTAVDKAEEEEELATIINGEAPGAMAATCQDMGIPILHISTDYVFDGSKDGAYVEDDPIAPIGAYGRSKAAGEIAVREACAEHLILRTAWVYSAHGNNFVKTMLRVGESRNELRVVADQHGIPTAAADIAETCIDAMRQVLTYKRSGIWGTYHYTGANATTWHGFADAIFDLAEPHWQRRPEVEAITTDEYPTPAKRPANSVLDCSLIADRLGLNPKPWQQSLEKVVSELLDQAG
- a CDS encoding methyltransferase domain-containing protein; the encoded protein is MSAPASKQDTTTADGQPIRGYYNRVNDDLLIRIPMTAKRVLELGCGAGALGNAFKARNPDVEYVGLELDPDAAEMAKDRLDEVYLFNADKDQLPDEVANGAPFDAIIFGDVLEHLYDPWQVVSDFAKLLSDGGCLMTCIPNVQNWWFMQAVMGRGFEYHSEGLFDRTHLRWFSLQNMIDLFSQAGLRTTDVTPRNFILQRGEHSFEKFAQMMAPSLPALGMTPEQFAAKAKPLQFVVRGVKQGKPSERMLLQSIMLRPVGGVNDVRVGQPLQSAASLPEIEVHATVRSASLFERPAEQPKVMIWQRPVHHYEAAKSLLNIVNKGYIVVTEFDDHTMRWEGIEKHEYLTLTGCHGVQTSTQVLANIFKDQQPPPYQPDIAVFPNAVMQLPERRNFTDNRLRVFFGALNREEDWGPIMPGINKALAEAQKAGIQIGFEVIHDQGFFDALETKIKRFTPTCDYPKYLEILGRCEAALLPLNDNLFNQCKSDLKFIEAGAAGLAVLASPTVYSATLEHDQTGLLLEQPDEFGASLLKLAKDLKEAKRLGDNARAYVSRERLSSQQIEKRLSWYRLLWDNRHETTPKLIEHLQQVIAKIDAV
- the rfbB gene encoding dTDP-glucose 4,6-dehydratase, encoding MSDNFTSTIFVTGGAGFIGSAVIRKLIGETGARVINIDKLTYAATPTALSSIDQDPRYSFEQVDICDAAELDRCFTTYKPDAVMHLAAESHVDRSIDGPAAFIQTNIVGTYTLLDATARYWSTLDDTAKAAFRFHHISTDEVYGSLGDEGLFTEESQYQPNSPYSASKAGSDHLVRAWHHTFHIPVVTSNCSNNYGPYQFPEKLIPLMIINGLKGKELPVYGQGTNIRDWLHVADHADALVTILRQGKPGETYNVGGHNEKQNIEVVHAICDHLDELAPALEGMSSRRELIRYVTDRPGHDQRYAIDASKIDRELGWTPKWTFETGIRDTVEWYLGNEDWWQEIREANYAGQRLGLKAANG
- the rfbC gene encoding dTDP-4-dehydrorhamnose 3,5-epimerase, which encodes MDVKSLAIPEVKLITPQKFGDHRGFFSETYNKERFFEAGIKAEFVQDNQSLSARPGTLRGLHFQTDPHPQAKLVRVVRGAIFDVAVDIRHGSPTFGQWVGMELSAENWHQLFVPVGFAHGFCTLQPDTEVVYKVSGKYAPETDRGIAWNDPDIGIDWPVKADDVVLSEKDTKHPTLADSPTYFTHTQ
- the rfbA gene encoding glucose-1-phosphate thymidylyltransferase RfbA — its product is MKGIILAGGSGTRLYPITRGVSKQLLPVYNKPMIYYPLSVLMLAGISEVLIITTPHDNAAFKTLLGDGSQWGMRLEYAVQPSPDGLAQAFIIGRDFIDGEPSCLILGDNLFFGHDLESMVRRASEVEDGAVVFGYHVSDPERYGVVEFDDKGRAITIEEKPEQPKSNYAVTGLYFYDAEVCDLAANLAPSPRGELEITDLNRLYLERGKLSVEVMRRGFAWLDTGTFDSLIEAGQFVQTIENRQGQQIACLEEIAFRRGLIDEQQLIKLAEPLKKNAYGQYLLGLLED